The genomic window ATCGCGGTCCGCGTGTCGACCGCGAGTTGATCCGCGGGGGGCTGGTCGCGGACGATGGGATTGGCTCGAGGGCGGTCGCGGTCGCGCCCGGATTCCACGACCGGCCCGGAAGGGGCGTTCGCCGCCCCGCCCGCGGGGGCTTCGACCTGGCTTCTCGGGTTATGCAAAATCGCCGCGATGAGCGCGACGCAGGCCAGGATGACCGCCGCGACGGCGAGGAAGCGGCGATTCCGCCCGCGGGGCATGGGGGCCGGTGGCGGATTCGCGCCGCGCCTCCGGGTCTGCTGCCTCCGCCCACCGGGCACCGGCACGGCCCTTTCGGCGGGGCGAGGACGTTGGCCGGCCGGGGCGGCATCCTCCGCCACGCCGGAGCCCGCCTCGGGGAACAACCCGACCAGCCTCCTGGCCTTCTTCCACCGGTCGAACCCTTCACGCCAGACCAGGTCGGTCGGCTCGATCATCCCATCGGCCGCGAGCCGGCGGAGACGCGTGCCGGTGACCGGGCCGAGGACCCTGTTCCGGTGCGTGTAGTGCCACCGCGGCCGGCGCCGCGCGCCGAGCCCGGGGACCTTCGCCGCCGGCGTCCAGCGACGGACGCCCTGCTTGCGGACCGGGTCGCCCCCCTCGAGCTGGCCCTCTCGGACGAGCCGACGGAGCTCCCAGAACGTGATCGGCCCTTCCGCCTTCGTCTGCCGGCCGTGATGCCACAGGTCGCTCATCGGTCCTCCCCCTGAATCGAGATGGGTCGCGAAGAGTCCGGAGTTCCGTCGCGTTCTCGGCCTAGTTCGCGCCGAGCCTCTCGCGGCCATCGGGTCGGAGGAGGTCTCGCTGCCGGACCAGCAAGGGGTGGAGGGTTGCGTAGAGCTCCCGCTCCCGGGGCGTCCTGGCGGGGGCGAACTGGAGCCGGGACCTCGTCATGAATCGGACCAGGTCGCCCGCGCTCGTCCCGCCGTAGCCATCGATCTCCGCCAGGAGACTGCCGGAGCGGACGGTGTGGAGGAACCTGGCCGAGTCCGCCAGGCCGGCCAGGTACGTCCTGGCGTCCCGGACCGCCTCGGGATGTTCTGCCGGGGCGGAGCCGGCGAGCTGGCGCCGCAGGCGGTCGAGCGTCCGATCGACCGCATCGACATCGGCCGGGCGGAGCTCCCCCCTCGCCGCGGCGTCCATCGCCGCGTCGATCGCCGCATGGTATGCCGCGAATGCCCCGTCGAACGCCGGCTCGCGGAGGAGCACGGGCCACTCCTTGCGATCGGTCAGGCGGGTCGTGGAGAGGACGACCCCGTCCTGTGCCAGGAGCCATGGCGTGCCGTCCACGCTCCCGCCCGGGATGGCGACTTTCGTCGCGTTCAGCAAGGACGGGGACATCTGCGAGAGCTCGGCGATCTCCCGGATCAGGGCGTTCAGCGCATCCCCCCGGTCGATGTCCGAGGGCTCGGGCCTCGTGTTGAGGCGGTTGCGGATCGCCTCCAACGATCGACTCGTGGCCGCCGCCTTGTTGCGCGTCCGCTCCGCGTGGACCCGGGACCAGTACCGGGCGTTGTCGTGGATCGCCCACTCCTGCCGGAGGACGGTGTCGGTCCAGACGGAATGGGCGTATGCCGCGTCCAGGTTGTACTGACCCAATCCCATCAGGTAGAGCCCCGCGCCTC from Aquisphaera giovannonii includes these protein-coding regions:
- a CDS encoding GYF domain-containing protein; translated protein: MSDLWHHGRQTKAEGPITFWELRRLVREGQLEGGDPVRKQGVRRWTPAAKVPGLGARRRPRWHYTHRNRVLGPVTGTRLRRLAADGMIEPTDLVWREGFDRWKKARRLVGLFPEAGSGVAEDAAPAGQRPRPAERAVPVPGGRRQQTRRRGANPPPAPMPRGRNRRFLAVAAVILACVALIAAILHNPRSQVEAPAGGAANAPSGPVVESGRDRDRPRANPIVRDQPPADQLAVDTRTAIPGPRPGSGSPTTLVPPAPKAGESVGIRRPVVPDSPLVDRVRAAAEPLLKLRGRTDPGYRFFVIDSDEVEVCSLGDGSIYVSRGVFQLVSDDLELAWIVGHELAHAELRHGPTAPESGHAPSADQEHDADEWVSRRLLALGHSRRECLSFLRRYRNFLQATAAEEPASAIDRHWRDRPAPAARIARIEALGAEPGPPATASRVAAPGHPSDGPPDPQEGGSSRLD